Genomic segment of Eupeodes corollae chromosome 2, idEupCoro1.1, whole genome shotgun sequence:
TGACTTTTTCGGGTACCTCTCCAATGTAGGACTTGTCCTATTAACTGCATAAAGTCCAAATTTATTccttcaaataaaacaattaaggaCGTTAACTAAAAAAACTGGTTTAAAACAAACTTACGTGAACCCAAAAACCCATTCGAAATTATCAATCAAACTCCAATGAGTATAACCGTAAACATTGCATCCATCATTTACTGCATTCAGAACAGCTTGTAAATGACTCTGAAATTATTTGTACACGATTTTAAATTCACCTTGTTTCTTGTGATTAAGACAtcgaagtaaaattaaaataaaagacttaTGCTTTATACCTTTAAGAAATCAATTCGGTCATCATCTTCAATTTTCCCATAATCATCACGCCAACCATTTTCTGTAATTATCATTGGAGGATTATTGTACTCTTTTCGAAGCCAActttacgaaaacaaaaaaaatatttagtgaaTAAAAACGAAAGTCCTTATAACTGCCTTAAGAACTTACTGCAAAACACCCTCTAGACCTTCTGGATTACATGTGTACAAATCAAGAACACTCTCGACATTAAGATCTCGTTCAAATGAGGGACTTGTACCAACTGGACCAGAGGCTTTCCTTAAAGGATTCGATCGATAGTAATTGAGACCTAAGAAATCAGCTGAACCCTTGATAATATCTCTCCATTCTCTATCGAAAGTTGGCAATCGTGACCTAAATCTACCCTCTTCCAAACTGTTTCTTGCTATATCGTTCACCATTACTGGGGGGTAACCACCGTCTTTACTGAAAATTGGATGTGCCAAGTAACCAATCTGGaaatttgataaagttttcAAGCAAAATTACATAAGTACaatgattttttgttgaaaaacttacATTAAATTGCATTGCACGCTCAAAAGTAACGGTGTCAGAAGAATTCGTCGAATTGAAATAGTTAGTATCAAGAGCAATTCCCACTTTACCACCTTGTTTTTGGAAGAACTTTTCCTTATAAACACGGTAAGTGGCTCCATGTGCCATTAGGACGTTATGTATACAAACATAATCTCCCAATCCAGAATCATTGAAAAGTGGCGGAATTACCGCGATACCATAACCAAGATTACAGATGGTCCAAGGTTCGTTGAAAGTTATCCAATTTTTAACCTGCAAAGCAAATCATCAATAGTTAATGAATACAACTCAGCttagaaattcaataaataaatatagaactTACTCTATCACCGAACATTTCGAATAATTCTGTtgcaaaatctacaaaatagtCAATAATCATCGAGCTGGTAAAACCTCCTCTTTTCTGAATTTCTAATGGCGTATTGCTGTGGTGAATAGTGACCAAAGGTGTTATTCCATTAGCAAGAAGCTTATCAATAACATCGTTGTAATAGTCAACTCCAGCTTGATTTTTGAAGGAAACATCACCGTTAGGGAAAATTCTTGACCAAGAAATTGAGAAACGATAATGACCAAcctgaaaatcaaaaacactttcTCTAATTGCTCTTGTAAATAGCCAAAATCAAATTATCAGATTTATGGTGTATCTAATTTCTACCTTAAGATCCTTTAGAAGTTTCAAATCGTCGTCAAACCGGTGATAAGAGTCATCAGCTAAATCTCCATTGGATCCATCAGTTATTTGGTGAGGTTTGTTATGAGTGAATTCATCCCAAATTGATACTCCTTTTCCATCTGCATTCCAGCCGCCTTCAATTTGATAAGCTGAAGTTGCAACGCCAAaactaaaattagttggaaaatGTAGACTTCCCTTAGCTCCGACGTAACAGCCTTCCTGTTCACCCAAAATACTCGATAAacttttggagaaaaaaattaCTCATCAATTTATACATTAGTGTAAATCGTTAATATCTACATACGAAAGGATCCCAATTAAAAAAAGTCCCAAGAACTTCATCCTTCAATAATTATTAGGTTCTATTCTTTCAACTCTTAAAACGGACTATGAATGGAAACCAAAATGGGGCTCACTTTTATAGTAAATTAGATGATATGAAATCAAGCCGTCTTGTCTAGGTTACCTTCACACTGAAAGATAATAAAGATACGACGAAATAGATAtagattttgattttgtcttagtttaaattaaacattttccaaTCAGATGAAGATTTTAAtcgtttcacagaaaatttcaATATTCCTCACTTATCGTGTGAGATATTATACACGATATACATTTCTACAGTGATTAGATGAATTAAAGATAAgatgaaatttaaaagaataagaAGGAAAGGAATAAACAAACCATGAAATTACTTAAAGAATTCATCATAAGTGCTTCAAACTTCTTACTTATCTGAAATACTTATACTTTTGATTCGCTTAAATGCAAATGCCTCTGAATCATATAAATTAATCACGCTCTGATAAATAGAAATATAAtcgatttgaaatcaaaaattgttttaaattaaaatattaggTTTGAATATAGTGTGTGATAGCACAAATTTGTGtatgtttgtaaatatttaaaaaattactctcaaagctttaattttgttcatgttAGGAAGAGAAACCATA
This window contains:
- the LOC129945043 gene encoding myrosinase 1-like, translated to MKFLGLFLIGILSLSSILGEQEGCYVGAKGSLHFPTNFSFGVATSAYQIEGGWNADGKGVSIWDEFTHNKPHQITDGSNGDLADDSYHRFDDDLKLLKDLKVGHYRFSISWSRIFPNGDVSFKNQAGVDYYNDVIDKLLANGITPLVTIHHSNTPLEIQKRGGFTSSMIIDYFVDFATELFEMFGDRVKNWITFNEPWTICNLGYGIAVIPPLFNDSGLGDYVCIHNVLMAHGATYRVYKEKFFQKQGGKVGIALDTNYFNSTNSSDTVTFERAMQFNIGYLAHPIFSKDGGYPPVMVNDIARNSLEEGRFRSRLPTFDREWRDIIKGSADFLGLNYYRSNPLRKASGPVGTSPSFERDLNVESVLDLYTCNPEGLEGVLHWLRKEYNNPPMIITENGWRDDYGKIEDDDRIDFLKSHLQAVLNAVNDGCNVYGYTHWSLIDNFEWVFGFTNKFGLYAVNRTSPTLERYPKKSAHFYKMVISSRVSPNGIIV